CAATTCCTATATCCGTATTTcctaagaaataaaaatgtcttttgtAGGGCTAGTCTATTCAAAAGTTTTTCATATCAATTCTTTTAGGTATATTTGCCTTCTCCCTTGCACTAAATGTCTTTTCTTTACTGAactgttttgtttaaatcatggacaatgaaaaatttatttgatagtactgttaaatgtatattgtgtacatgtactttatacaGATTTTATATCAGTTAAAACGTTTTGGTTTTATTTGCAGCATTCCATAAGGCTGGACTCCAGGGGGAGGCTGTGAAGGTGTTGGAACAGCTGACTCACAATGCTGTGATAGAGAGTCGGTTCAATGACGCCGGTTATTACTTCTGGAAACTGTCCATGCAGTGTCTGGATATAGCAAGAGGTCAGTAGCATTAGGTCAAAGGTTGCAACTTTAGATCAAAGGTCAAACAATAAGCTTTTTCTATTTAATGGAAAGGTTGTATATATGTACTATGGAATCATAAAAATTTGTTGGAGGCCTATTTTTGagatttatcaatttttcaCAAATGAAATTATTGGGCATAGTTTCATTGATTGACttgtaaaattaatgaattaaaaaatgtgtttcaCTGTTTATTGAGGTTGTAAACTCTTGAGTGGAAAAAGGGACCaatgaaatccacaaaaatgGTGGCACAACAATTTCAATGATTCCTCTGTAGTACAGTATAATTCTAATGTTTGGTATTAAgggttttacaatattttatgtttcagctaaaaatattcacatttctTGATATATACTTTGTTTAATTAGTTTGATTTTATACCTGTATTACCTGTTTTTAGCAGAAGATGATGagggtttgtattttttcaggCTGAATTTAACCTAGCTTTTACCCATGTGCTGATTTCGctaattaagaaaaacataattttgttaGTGATATTTGAAGACCTTAGATAGGTGTGATGTAGTTTGTTTAAAAGGGGATGGCTGATCAGTATACTGGTAATATGTTTAACAATCCAGATTGGAGAAGAATATGTCTATATATAATATGAGTTTGAAGCATATTAGATCAACAGAATGTGTCCGTAGATAACAACTGACTAGTTTTTAAAGGTATCACCCCagtaatacaaataaaaaatacccaaaactccttttgaaaaaaatgcatagTGCATCCAATATCTAAATGGAAAGAAAGCTCGCCAATGAACAAAAGTAAAATGAGGATCGGTAGAGGAAGTTAAAAAAGCTACTCTGACCTATTTCATTACGATTGGTCAATTAAGAACTGGTGTGATACCAGTTAATTAATACCCTTATGCTTTAGAATATGCTTAAAAAGACACCCCGCTCTTCACATCTGCAATGGATTACATTGGTTTATGTGTACATACATTCCGGTGTTCGCTAGTGGTCAGGATGATGTCAGTATTAAATTTGTGGCTATCTtatgatagtacatgtacatgtatccaaaTAAGAGCTAGTGTGTGTGGTTAATTTTCAATTGTATGAAATTGATTCATGTTggaatttttttgcattttaacagagAACTGGGGTATGACTTTGGTGTtaaataatttatcatttttattaacataataTCATCATTCAAGAGTTTTAAACAAAGTTTTAACAAAGTTTTACTTTCAAGAAGAAAGTAACATTAAGAAATAACATCTGTTTGATAACTTGCACTTGTTCATAGTTGAAATGtacaattattaattttttcaattaatattttgaattaatataCAGATGTAATTTGTACttgttcttttaaaatgaattctttAAATGTGAAAATTGGAGCCATATATGTATTGTAAGGGACAAAAAATTTGTTTCTATATGCTAACAaagatatataatattatttatatgtacTAATATTTATACACTAGTATTGTATACTAAAATTTATACTAGTATTGCTTATTTACATGTTTTGTGTTATGTTTAACAGAGGATTTAGAGAAGCGAGAAGAAATGCTGGCAAAGTTCCAAGATTTCCAGAGAAAGTCGGACATGTATTATGCATATCATTCCATTCAGCGATACACAGTGAGTTTTAGCAAATCTATACTTCCTCCTATCCAAGTTTGAACTGAGTGATAATCAAGACTTAAAGTTACTCAATGAAATTGGCTTACCATAaattgataaacatgtatacatatgaACGTGCCAAACCATGTCacttattacaaataaaattagaGATGATTTATAAAAACTGTTAGGATTCATATTAAgcaaaaaatttgcaataaggCTTTGTCAATTCTGCTGTAAAATATTTGGCAAgtcaataaaattaataaaaaacaaaactgagtatttgattttatttgaatttttctttcagGATGAGCCGTTCACCTCACACTTACCGGAGGCCCTGTTCAACATCTCCCGCTATCTCCTTCACATGATCCAGGGAGGGATTCCTCATGGAATCTCCAAAGTGTATCCTTGGCCTCTGTTGTCTGTCAATCACTGTATCAAACATGAGGCAAACAATTATTGTGTATGCATGTGTATTGTACATAATTTTGATGGCCAACTCATGAATTCATAGTTCAAGGCCCATAAAAATCCTAGATAAGCTTACATTTGGTATCAGTCTCATGTTGACAACAAGAATACATAGAGGAAACTGAGTTCAAATTAAGTTATCAATTGAAGGTAATATCCTAGAGAATAGGAGAATAAGATGAGGATAAGCCCACTTAACTTAACTGAACTGCTTAAAAACAGGTAACAGCTCTTTCACAATGATAAAAGGAAATTAATTTATATCTAAAAAGCTAAttctaaataagaaaaaattcaGTAGAGATATGGTTATTATTAATTTGGGAGAAAGGGAAATAAAATCCTTGACAGTATTAAAGAGGCACTTTGTATGCCCTCGCCAAGCAGAGTAAGAACCTGGGGGCCTTTAAGCTGGCGCGGTATGCCTACGAGAAGTTACAGTCCCTCAGGATCCCCAGCCGGTTCCAGGAGGCGGTGGATGTAGGGAGTGTGATGATCCGATCCAAGGCATTCCAGGACCATGATGTATGTAACAGTGACTATATTGTCTTGTTATGGCTGGTACTAGTATAATGAGGTTTGGTTACGTGTTTAGGAATGTTCCAATTCCTCAAAGCATATGTAACAGTTACTGTGTAAAACTATATGCACGTAATTGCAATTGCGAGTTATGTAAGTGGATGGTAAAGGTGTTTCATgtgtatcatacatgtactatgtataacgatacaattaaaataaacatgaaatcaaattttgaagacTAGCTGAGTCGTAAAATTTTCCCCTACTTTgagttttgaactttttttttctacagctttaccggtacatgtataataaggTATCTAGATTTTTACTGTTTTTTGTGTTTCAGGAACTCCTTCCCATGTGTTATCGTTGTTCCACCACCAACCCTCTCCTTAACAATGGAGGAAACTGCTGTGTTAACTGTCGACAGCCATTCGTCCACTCCTTCGTCTCATTCGGTGAGTTTCTTTGAACTTCTTCTTAACATGTGATATGTAACATGTAACAGATCTTGATTATTAAGTATCATATTGTAATATCCATGTATTACTCTTGTTCTCTTAATTTTTAACTATTCATGGACACAATAATGTTTGAGTTTGATCTGTGTTGTTCAGAGGTGCTGCCGCTGGTGGAGTTTGTCCTGGACAGCAGTCTGACGGACGAGGAGGCGGTGCAGATCCTGGACCTGTCCATCCCCAAGGAGAAGAAGGAGGACCGCCACTGGAAGGAGGGCCGCATCGGACGTATCCTCTGTCTAATGTCAATACTTGTGTAGTTAACATACTTAACACAAGTATTTTACATACCACATGCTTCAAGTGTTTCACAATAAGTGAACAAAGTATAGAGGTTTGAAGATATTTTAAGTAAGAAGAATAccaaaaatatgctttagttaatattgataattatacaatttttttttataaatctgatatttttacACATGTAGATACATACAGACAATGACAAAAGctattataatatagttaaatagTGATTGCATCAATTGTTATTTGCCTTGACCGTCCCCCCAGAAGCTCAGACCCTGAGGCTGGGTCAACCAGAGGAGGAGGAGCCTGAGGATGAGGACCCCTTCTCTGCCAAACCGATGACTTTTGATGTAAGTGTTCATGGGTGAGGGATGGAAACTATATCACAgaatttatttccaatttgaatgcgcccccccccccccccccccccttcgaagaagagAGGGCATATTGCTTGGCTGCTATCTGTCTGTACGATGGTCCaacaacagtttccgttcattttcattgcagaggttgcacatatgaaattgaaatttggtatacagatttatcataaaaatatctaggtcaagttcgatgtAAAGTAAAAACGTCTAAAATAAAATGtctgaggattttttttttaatgaggtTAATCAGTTAAAAACAAGCTCAAGTTTTTGTGTTCATAAACTGCAAATTTTCGTATGCAAGGCACTTTAGCTCTACAGCTTGCCCACCTGAACTTTCTCTTAGAGTTACGAATCTGTTTTTAGaggtttattaaaattaaagataCTGACAACTATCAAGAAGATGGTAAACATAAATGTAATAGATACTTGTGTGGATTTATTTTGGCCCTGTGTTCATGTATTTATAACTTCATGCTTTGCAGCAGGAGGACACAGAATTCCGCCCCGTGGTTGTCACACGGTCCGTCCTCCAGACTTTATCTAGGTCAGAAGTCTACATACTCAAGTGGCCCAAACCTCTCAGATATCAGTTCTTCAGGTCCCTACTGCCAGATGTCACCATAACACAATGTCCCAAATGTAATAAGGTAAAAATGTAATGGctgtattcatgtaatcaaaTCTGTATGTAACAGTACTGTGGTGTCATTAGTATTTGtcaaacacacaattttttgtggatttccttatgaaatgtgaaatttataagttgcatgtACCCAGTAGAAATCTTACATTAATCCTTTTTAGTAAAACAATTATCTTTGAATTTATTATTCCTCATTGCTGTGATTTAGTATATTGACAACGATTATTAGCAACAGTATATATATAGTGTGTTTATATAATTTCTTGAACCATTTTATCAAGAGTTTGGACTttaggtagttgtgtcaaacggcAATGTGACATAGGTTTgcctatttcattgctggccactcaaccatggctctttgaaatcaacaagatttgtcttgCTACCAATAAGTGTATGTTTCACTTTAAACAAGCCTCATTTTTAACCTGTTTTGATTGCTTTGaaaaagatagttacatcctacaGAAAgtaaggtcttgttaaaatggttctaaatcaTCTTTTACCTATTTTGGCAATAACAAgataataattcttttttttaattaattttttttccagctGTTTCACACAGATGACTTTGAGCTACAATATCTACAAAAAGGACACTGCCCGTTCTGTAGGAGCAATCTAGAGGACTGATGAGAGACCCTTCACTAAGGACTTGACACATCACCTACTTGTATCCAGAGGTTGTGAAAAAGAAGTCGTTAACTCCTCCCCTCCCACCCTCATTTTCTGTgtgaaataaaatcatgaattttaCTACAATAGGGGAAAGAACTCTGCTGTTACTGCGTAGATCTACAATGCATCAACTGTGATGCATTAattcgttgttttttttatctgaatgcTGTGTTCAGATTTAAGGCTAGCACTGATAAACCGTCCAATTTCCTCAGACacacttttatatattttctgtaaatttattttaaacccAGATCTGATTCAATGAAGCAGTGTACACATATGTACATTAGTTGATAAgaaagattttgaaattttgtgtgTATATAATGTAAATGTAGTTCATTGTACAAAGAAGCTTTGtaacttatttctttttttttactgttttatgGTGAACAATTCATGTAACTAAGGTAATGTTGATGATAATGACACTGAAAGGAAAgctatgaaaaattaaattttgaatattgagATATTAAGTCTTGCTTATTTGATTATGCTATCAGCTGTACATGCATGCCAGCAGAATTGCAAAAGGGATTTCAAATTGATTGATGTATATGGATAATCTGAGTGAACATTTGGAGAAATGTTTTCATTCTGTTAAGATACTGTGATTGTCCTTATTTCACCAAATCATgcttaattattaattaatattttttttattagaaaattttacaaatcattgttaaaaatctatggcaaaaattttaatttggtGAGTTTCAACTCGATCTCGCAAAATTGCATTGAAGTAAAATTcttgtgtataaaaaaaaaggagGGTGTCTTCCCGTTTACGTCGAAGTTCTGAAAAGTATTCGGGCGACATGTTCTTTCTAGGTGGTAcaatgtatgatatttttatcattaataaaaatgtaaaagcaAGAATTATATTTTAGGGAGTTGCGAATCTCACGAAATTGCGCAGAAATAAATTATCGTGTGTAGTTTAaaaagaaagggggggggggtacgttCTTTTAATGATTGCGCAAATTCAACTGATAGCGCGTATAGCGGTCAGTTCTGTAGAGCGGAAGATTTCAGCGAGTCCACTGTTAGTGTTAGATTACAATGGTCCTAATGATCTGAACTATATACATATGATGACTGACTGTAGATAAGCAGTGGACACTTAAACTCATGAATAGTACATCTGAAGTTTAATGAAGTATATATTATACCaatgtttaaattgaattttgccGAAGTTCCTCTCTTCGTAAATATTCTAGTACAGTGTTTTCTAATAGGTGAGTACAATCGTACTAaattattgatagaaatttCCTTAAAGCTAAGTTGAAAGAGTACACGTGCACTCGCGCTACACGTACTTTTACATTATACGGTATACCCCGGTTTAAGATATGCGCTAATCGTTGAAGATTCCTTCAAACGTCATGATTTCCGATTGATCCAAACGTCCTCTAAGATTTTCTTTAGGAATTTGAGGTGTACACAATTACACACATtcgatttacatgtacatgtacctataaaaTAGTGCTTCTCTTATATATCTAGTACACGGACAAACACACAAACCAAGTTCAGATGCTGTGTTGGTGACTGCATTGTACGACATTGGTCGAGATCGGTGGCAGTTCTTCCGCAGGAGCTTCGACGAATATCTGTCATACTTTAGAAATGTTCTTGGTTTAAATGTGAACCTGATTGTGTATTCTGACGAAACTGTTCAAAACTTTGTGCTGGACCAAAGGAAAGGTTATCAGAACAAAACCCAAACCTTCAGAATTAAATTTTCGGACTTAGAATATTCTCAATACCGGCAGCATATTAATGACGTCATCACATCACCCGAGTTTCGAGAGTCGAATGACATGTTGGACCACCCCGAGGCCTTTTCAGTAGAATATTTAATTCTAATGAACAACAAAATATCGTTTCTTGCAGACGCCGTTCGGCGTAACCCGTTCAATAGCACGCATTTCTTCTGGATAGACGCCGGGTACGGGCATGGCGAAGACCTAACCCGATGGAAAAACTTTCAACCGCGAAAACTTCTCGACTATCATGATAAGATAACCTATATTGAACTTAACGACCCCAGGTGGTACATAGATATTAACGATCCCCACAAAGTCAACATGGGACCCGCGTTTTGTGGTGGTTTCTTTGGCGGGGACGGTGGCGCCATTTTGAGGTATGAGCGACTGTATAGGAAAACGTTTCGAAAACTCCTGACTGAGTACATTGTTGACGACGATCAGAACGTGGCCTTCCAGTGCTACATGGAGTGTCCAAACTGGTTCCGAAATGTCCGAGGGAACTGGTTTGACGCTTTTGAGCTATTTTCCTGAATAtatcgggctttattggatttgaccacgccccgaccgaaattatcacctcataatattcaaagtatgattccttattccttaaataaaacgGCTTGGTTGTTTCATTTATCTATCTTACTACTGTACATAAACAGTAATTTAGTAACTGTTCTTTGCTCTTTACGAGATGCAAATATAAGCAATAAGATTATTCATGCGTGTTGTGAAGGTAGCGTCATTGCACAAAGAAGTACATAACCTGCGAGCGCGTGTTTACAGCTGCACTTATGTATTTTTTCCGGCAATGTCGCTTCCTTCATGTTCTGCATAAATCATAAAAAGtgcattattttattgtttaagttaAAAGGCATTATACACATGAGATGTGTTTGTTAAAAGTCTGAATATTATAAAAGTAATTATAGCCAGAAAATCGCATCATAGAGTTTTTTTGTGAGAATATTTCCTGGTATAGATTGATGAAATGTATCAGACATAGATCATTATATACTACTGTGCAAAAATATTCTACGAAATAATATTGTCGTTAGaaagtttttatatttacacgcacttatttatttttaaaaataacatctaCATCGCTAAAGAAGGTCACTATACATTCCTTGTGTACATTCAAACATGTGcacgtgatttaaaaaaattatgaaaatttatataattatattaccaTTGAATTTTTCAAACTAGATAAAACCTGTATTTATATAGTTGTTACATGCTTATTTACTTTATTggatttatttgaatttacatCTACCCAGTCGATCGGATATATTTCTTTGATTGCCCTTctacagagttatctttctttcgtCTGCGTCACTTCTTCGActcggaagggggggggggggggctttatgTCGGTAAATGTCTGAGAAGCTGAGGTTGCGCCTTatcttgtgtttaattaatgGCAATTTAATATGAGAACTCCCTTTAATGAATGAAAGATCAAAGCTGTTTCTAGaattttactgttatttttaaCTTTGCGTTGTTTCCCAACCATCGCCATAAACCATTAAACCAAGCACTCAACACAAGGTTCCCGGCGGCGACAGCTGTTCTTAATGTATTGGAGCGTCTATCACTAGTACATAGTATATGGGTGTCAATATAGTCATTATGCCAGCTCAGTATTCCTCAGTACCAAACATACCAAACAGCTGACAAAATCACTGGCCGATCGCGCGAATCCATCCCCGTCTAATAGCAGTCTGATTATTTAATGTTGTACCGTAAACGATTCACTTcacattatacatgttttatgtatattaaacattatttttgttaaatttcaaatacataAGTAAAAGGTTTTGTTGACTTTTGGAAGGACCGAATGTCCCTAATGGGCCATTTTGATATTACGCCAttcatacattgtatattatgCATATATGGTTTATAATAATATGCCCGCCACTGCTTGGGGATTGTTCGCTCAGTAGGACCGATAGTTTAATATCACTGAGGAATAGTACATGAAAAGGATTGTATGATccttttttagattttaaaagcCTCGTGAAAGAGAATAATAGGGAGTaggttcaaattttattaaatttcaatGCCAAATCTATATTTactaaatacaatgtacatgcagTAGTTTTATGGCTTAAAGGGCAAATATaacgtcttttttttttgttaaagtaattATCTTATAGATAAAAGCATCATATTATTTCCCATTTCGggcatacatgtaaaataattctttagGATCTGATAGAACTAAAATGATCTACTAATCATAATTATGTCATCTGCTCTGTTCACTGATTATGGTATACATTACGCCTTTTGAAACGATTCAATTATTATTACATCATCACGACCATTTTATTAAAGATAATATTCACTTGTCTTCGTTGTTAAACGCAACGCTAAGGCGTAATGAAAGTTGGTAAACGGCGAGAATTTCAATAAAGTAAGTTCCAAAAATAGTTGCCCTTCATACAcatctgcatgtacatgtaaatcgattaggaaaaaaaagtatataacgATCCAAGTACTTTTGCCAACTAGAGATTGCAACACACGTTCAAAgtgtttataaacaaaaaaaaaaccgtgtatatttaagtgtaaatttcttttattgtattatGCATGTATCACAAATAAAAACACACATTAGACCCAGTCAATAGGTCTATTGAATTAGATTGACAAGCGTAAAAAAATGCAGCGGAATATTTTTCTacagaacattttaaaattctattggCATCACACAATTAATGCAGTATGACTTGATAACCCCAGTACCAGTACATGAAAATGTAATACTTGGTCattcttatttttgtttttctgaaactcaaaaaaaaaattaaggggaCAAAAAGCAAACTTCCAATGCTCTATAGAATGAATAATACTATAACACAGGGATGTTTCATTTACCATTTTCACCGATAATTCACCAactatatgcattttttttaaaagtttagtTTTTCAGCTGTCAGTCaataacaaaaatcaaattgcACATTTCACTTTTTCCGCTTAATTAATTAGTCTCTGTGAAAGTATTTAGTTAAGGCGTCTATCGATTCTCACATGTACGCAAACACACACACTTGTACTCAGACAGATACATGCCCAAACATATTTACACACGTGTGCACACACTTGAATTCAAACTCATCTGTATAATGGTAATTTGTGAATGGACAATATATgtagcaaaatattttttttcatttcaaccTAACAAAAAATTGGATCTGACCAAGAAGTGCCCATTGTTTAATTgtgcaaagggggggggggttagaaaATTGTCTCGTTTTTGCAGTTTTTGACAATGATGGGATGATAAAGCAATGGCTGTAAAATCgataaaaacattataaaataaaaatatttatggtaaTACAAATGCTGTTATACCGGTATGCCATATAGAATAGACGATTACTTGTTTCATTGTATAAAAGTGTGTAAATTTATAAAGCTTATAACaaactaaaaatcaaaataaatttcaacgatgataataataatcatgtttcaacaattataaataaataaatgctcACTATAATAATAATGCTGAATAAGTTCAATCAATATAAATGCATGTTGTTCTAGGTTAAAGAAAATCTCAAAGCCCTCCctaaagattttttcttaaataccatgattttctttt
This genomic window from Crassostrea angulata isolate pt1a10 chromosome 8, ASM2561291v2, whole genome shotgun sequence contains:
- the LOC128160264 gene encoding uncharacterized protein LOC128160264, which encodes MFKLNFAEVPLFVNILVQCFLIVHGQTHKPSSDAVLVTALYDIGRDRWQFFRRSFDEYLSYFRNVLGLNVNLIVYSDETVQNFVLDQRKGYQNKTQTFRIKFSDLEYSQYRQHINDVITSPEFRESNDMLDHPEAFSVEYLILMNNKISFLADAVRRNPFNSTHFFWIDAGYGHGEDLTRWKNFQPRKLLDYHDKITYIELNDPRWYIDINDPHKVNMGPAFCGGFFGGDGGAILRYERLYRKTFRKLLTEYIVDDDQNVAFQCYMECPNWFRNVRGNWFDAFELFS